atcccaaccttgtgcaggtctacaattttatccctgatgtccttacacagctctctggtcttggccattgtggagaggttggagtctgtttgattgagtttgtggacaggtgtcttttatacaggtaatgtgttcaaataggtgcagttaatacaggtaatgagtggagaaaagtagggcttcttaaagaaaaactaacaggtctgtgagagccggaattcttacaggttggtaggtgatcaaatacttatgtcttataataaaatgcaaattaattatttaaaaatcatacaatgtgattttctagatttttgttttagattctgtttctcacagttgaagtgtacctatgataaaaaattacagacttcaacatgctttgtaagtaggaaaaccagcaaaatctgcagtgtatcaactcagtgttcaccccactgtaagtgactttgaaagagggttaaTTATTGGGTCTCCTCCAGGATCACAATGCCCCCATCCACAAGGCACTAGGGCTCACAGAATAGTTTGATGACTATGACAATGGTATGCATGTAATTCTCTGGCCTTGGCAGTTACCAGATCTCATCCAATGTGAACACCTATGTGATATTTAGGACCAATATTTATCGATTTAGCAGAACATGTTTTCTCGGACTTCATCTGTAAATCAAAACGCAATCAACCACCGTTGAAGAGAGTAAAATGTATTCGTGGTCCTAGAGACTACAGACAGCTAATTCTGTCCTTCATCGTTCTAACTCATTCTGAACAGCCCACAGAAATGCAGATATATGTTGTATGCACAGAGACACAACATCGTTTGTTTAAATAAGGGAATGACCTTATTCTCATCTACGTTGTGGAATGACGTTCAACAATCACAATCATTGCTGAGACGCGTGTGGTGAAAATAAAGTCACATCGAAACGTTCATAAACTTACAGACAATTTGCATAAGGATTGAGCGCAATTGGTATTATTTAAAAGTAGACATTATTTTAATGACTTTAAATGACAGTGAATAAAGAACAATACACTCATTTTAATTGGGCCAACatcaaatatatacattaaataaatagaataaataaaaaaataaaaactaaaatttCAGTTACAAATACcacattatattataataaaattggCAAAAACATCAAGTGCAGAAGTTCAAGTAGGTCTAGTTCTGTAAGTTCGTTTTCATGGTAGGTTTGGCCACAGAAGGCAATTGGAGTTCTTCTTCAGAATGAATATTAGGGTCTCCAGCACCTGTTTTCGGACCACTTCCCAGGCGCAGTAACTGAACTTCTGTGGAGCAAAATGAAACCTTTAAACAATGCAGGATAATAGCATAGTCCAACATGAAATATTATAAAAACAGCATTTAAGTCTATACCTTTTCTTTTAGGGCTGCTTCGATGTTACCGAAATATGTCTTCAGGGCCGCTGCCCTGACTGGATAATCGCTTGTTTCCACACTTTCCATCTAAAAATAAGAACGAGTTGGTtaatatgaatacaaatgtcTCTATACCACAAGCTGTTATGCTACGTAGGCTTTTTAACCTGTAAGCATATCCACTTACACATTTGCTATGGTCAATTTGAGTGTAGATTATGTTCTGAAAATTATCCAATTTCTGTTGGTCCCACTTGGTTGGCAAGTCCTCCGCTCCAAACAATGAGTCGATGTTCTTCAATATCTCATAAATTGCCTTAGCACCGCTGCCGCTCAACTAAAACGGAAAACAGTAATCAtttttaatgtaacaaatgtgtTAAAGCGTATTTTTAATATCTATAgcttttaaaaattatacatgTCACGTTTCTACACTATCAAATCCGCGTTTCCACTTACCGTTGGTGTGCTGGAGGTTGCTAAAGCGGGGGctggaaatgtaatatttactTTATCCTGCAGGCACTCCGAAGGAAAATGGCCTCccttaaagaaataaaaaaacttttcatTTTGAGCAATTCAGCTAAGAAATATAATTAGTTAATATATCTAAAGTCAAAAGagatattaattaatataagCGAACCATGTCTCTCAGCAGGTCTTTTGCGCTTTCCAGGAGGGTTCCCTGTATATGACAAGGCGTGGGCATGGACCAAACATGCGCAAAAAGGAGGAAGGCGCTCATCCCAGCCACAGTAGTCGGAAGTGCCATTCTTAAGATAGTATGATTATCTGAAACCAAGGATGACTGTTAATAGAATATAATCGTGAAAATTGTTCATTTCTTCAAGCCTTAACTACTGATCCAATTGTAGTATTTCACTCACCCGCTGCCAGTAGTGCCCAACTGATTCAGATTGAGAATATAGTTCGATTATCTGCAACAGATGATCATTGTTAATGGGATGCATTCGTGAAATGCATTCGTTTGTTGAAGCGTGTTGCAATGATCAAATGAAATAACACCACTCACCCGCTGCCAGATGTGCCCAACTGGTTCAAATTGAGAATGTTGTTTGTGGCCTGATCCCATATCTGCGCGTTATTTTAAAGAGTGAGGATTTGATGTTCAAAAATTGAAAGGAGGCTCACAAAAGATTCTGATCAGAAAGGAAAAAACAGGGAAACTTTCACTCAGTTAAAACTAAGACAGGTCGACACATTTTCTATTTCCACTGAAATAGAGAAGTAGTAAGACAGATTGTAGTTGTTTTATCCAATTGAAAGTTTTAACAGATAAATCGCTCAACCGCAAGGTAAGAGTGGTTCCCCAGATCTTCATCCACTGCTCATCCAACCCAGATCTTCCCACTGTCGTTATGTGATTTATGTCGGATGTCAGGGAAGGGATGTGCGCGAACGAGCGCATCTGCAGCCTCCCTCCTCTATTAAATAATGCactacgcacacacactctttggCCACACTCACATGTACACACGCTCCACACACAACTCCTTTTTACACAATATAAACACATGGTGTATTCCAAAGCTGCATTATAACACTGACCAAATGCGTAATTACTGTTAGTCCTACACTTTTTTACCATTCCACTGCGGCCCGTACTTAAAGGTATATTGACCCAAATGACCCGCACACTTTCGATCTGGTACTAGTACTaccaatttggatattttctcttaggggtgtactcacttttcttgccaacggtttagacattaatggctgtgtgttgagttattttaaggggacagcaaaAGTAgaatgttatacaagctgtacactcactacttttcATTGTAGCAagatgtcatttcttcagtgttgtcacatgaaaagatcaaatatttacaaaaatgtgaggggtgtactcacttctgtgagatactgtatatattttcatgataaatctcttaattttattGGGTATATCTTGCTTGTGTGAATAGCTTCTgtctacattttctattttaactGTTTTGCTGCTTATGAGACCCCATTGTTTGTTGACAACTGCAGTTTATAAAGCATATGAATAcaagttgatttaaaataaagGGAGATAATGTTTTCTCTTCAGAATGTTCACCCTAAGAAATTGTCATCCGGATAGTGTGCGTTGTGCCTATTCTTGGAGTGGCTGATTCGCAGCTCCAATAACCTCCCCCATGAACCATTTATTGAGTTCTGAAATAATTCAGAAGCTGAAAACGGAAAGGTTATCAAATGTGTCATAACAGAGTGTTTATTATCTTTTCATAATAATTTATTATCAAATGATAGGACACTGTGCTTTTCTAATGAATTACCGTAGCCActcgttaatatatacatatatatatatatatatatatatatatatatatatatatatatatatattgtcatGGGGTTTAAACAACTGCTGTTTATGAAGCATGTGAATACAAGTTTATTTAAAATGGAGATAGTGTTTGCTGTTCAGAATGTTCATGgcacattttattgatgtagTCAACCTATCaacaagtctttaatttgaatcaggtgcgtGATGGCAAggccaaaaacaaaaactgcgCAACCCTTTGGGTCCACAGGACCAGGATTTGAACAGCATATATGTTTAAGCTAGAGCAACCAAGCCAATGTTTAGCCAATGTCAAATCCAGATGGGTCGCTAGATTCgtaatacattcggggcttagtcgaaatatatttttgaaggaCGGGGGctcaatggatcccaggatgttcactcttttccagggggttcacattgacctgtctgtaatattagTCATGACCCCCGTCCCACCCTGTTCTACCACCTTTTCTTTAACATAATCtttttcaaatacaaatgaaaaacatccGGACACAGTGAATAATTGCAAGGGGTACACTCTTTAACATCTTAAACTGGGTTATACAAAGTAGCTATCGATTTTTATTTTCCCGTAGTCTTAATGGACGGTCTTTCGCTCTCCGCTGTCTAAAAATCCTAAATATATGTTCCTTTATCTGAAAGTGAATACTAGTGAAATCATACgagttttcttcttttttgcCAACTAAATTGACAGGCCATCGCAGATTCAAAAAGGTATATTTTAGAGCCAACATTCGTACTACGGCAGGCTACTCTAACCGTTCTCTAGTTTTCCTCCAGGGTTATAGACCATTTCTCATGTAATTGTGCCCCCTTTCCAACAAAAAATTGTGCCCCCTTTCCTGTATTCCAACTATACAAACTATCACAAGGAGGGATGGAAATTGAAAAGGAAACTGAAAGTGGTAAGGGAACAGAATTCCGTTTTGTTCATAAACAACTCTTTATAAGTCGCCCTGCTTGCGTTTTTTAGGTTTTTGATTGAGGAATGACGTTCTTACAGATTTCATAGATTACTGCAGGAAAAAACCGGTGAGCCGTTTTCATTGCTGAGACGCGTGTGgtgaaaataaaatcacatCGAAACGTTCATAAACTGACAAATAATTCGCATAATGATTGAGCGCAAttagcaatttattttaatgacttTAAATGACAGTGAATAAAGAACAATAGCTACACTCATTTTAAATAGGTCAACATCAAATatgtacataaaataaatagaataaataaatactttaaattTCAGTTACACATACCACATTATATTACAGTAAAATTGGCAAAAACATCAAGTGCAGAAGTTCAAGTAGGTCTAGGTCTGTAAGTTCGTTTTCATGATCTGTTTGGCCACAGAAGGTAATTGGAGTTCTTCGTCAGAATGAATATTAGGGTCTCCAGCACCTGTTTTCGGACCACTTCCCAGGCGCAGTAACTGAATTTCTGTGGagcaaaatgaaacatttaaacaacgCAGGATAATAGCATGGTCCAACCTAAGATATTATCAAAACAG
This is a stretch of genomic DNA from Esox lucius isolate fEsoLuc1 chromosome 11, fEsoLuc1.pri, whole genome shotgun sequence. It encodes these proteins:
- the LOC114840426 gene encoding interferon beta-like encodes the protein MALPTTVAGMSAFLLFAHVWSMPTPCHIQGTLLESAKDLLRDMGGHFPSECLQDKVNITFPAPALATSSTPTLSGSGAKAIYEILKNIDSLFGAEDLPTKWDQQKLDNFQNIIYTQIDHSKCVSGYAYSVETSDYPVRAAALKTYFGNIEAALKEKKFSYCAWEVVRKQVLETLIFILKKNSNCLLWPNLP